Below is a window of Mucilaginibacter sp. PAMC 26640 DNA.
TATTATTTTTATGATGCCCATGCCCCATGCAATAAAAGAGTACCGGGGTCCGGGTGTTCGGCAATCAACGGTAACAACCGCATTATGGCTATTCTGGGTACCAGTGAGCATTGTATCGCAGTATTCCCTTCGGATATGTGTGTGGCACTGGCCGCATTGGATGCCGTGGTAAACATTGCTGGCCCGAATGGCAACCGGAAATTAAATTTTGCTGATTTTCATCGCTTGCCGGGAGATACGCCACATTTAGATAACAATTTATTGGCCGGAGAACTGATCACCGGCATTGAGCTGCCCAAAAAAGGGTTTGCAAAAAACTACTCCTATTTAAAACTACGCGACCGCAATTCTTACGCCTTTGCCTTAATATCGGTAGCTACAGGTTTGGACATTGAAAATGGCATCATCAAAGAGGCCCGCATTGCCCTGGGCGGTGTGGCGCATAAGCCGTGGCGCGTAAAAGCGGCAGAAGATTACCTTGCCGGAAAACAACCAGATGAAGCAAATTTTGCGGCTGCTGCGGAAATAATACTACAAGGCGCTATCGGCTTTGAACATAACGAATTTAAAATAGAACTGGCTAAACGTGCCATAATCCGCAATGGAATGATGGCCTTAGATCCATCCACTCAATTACCCGGCGCACAGCCTTCAGCATAAATACCATGACAGCAATAGGACAACCAATTAGCCGGCTGGAAGGCCATGAAAAGGTAACCGGCAGAGCCAAATACGCAGGCGAATACAATGTACCCGGGCTATTATATGGCTACGTTGTGAACAGCACCATCACCAAAGGAAAGATCATTAAGATCAACACTGAAGCAGCAGAAGCTATAGCTGGTGTGGTGAAGATATTTACCCATGAGAACCGGCCGTCTCTAGCCTGGTTCGATCTGCAATACAGCGATATGGATGCGCCTCCGGGATCACCTTTCCGGCCTTTGCACAATGCCGAAATCAAACACAACGGGCAGCCTATAGCTTTAGTAGTAGCCGAAACATTTGAACAGGCAAGGCAGGCTGCATCTGTTATTACGGTTGATTATGAGGAAAGCGCCTTTAAAACCAATCTGGCCTCGCACCTGAACGAGGCGCGCGACCCAAAAGTTGGTATGGCATCTGCCCTGAAACCGCCACCACCAAAACCATCCGGCGATTTTGAGAAGGCTTATGCGGGCTCGGCCGCGAAAGCCGCATTTGAATTTACACACGGTACGGAGCACCACAACCCCATGGAGCTGTTTACCACCACCACGCTGTATGAGGGCAAAGGAAAACTAACCATTTACGATAAAACGCAGGGCACTGTAAATTGCCAACTTTATGTGGCGAATGTATTTGGGCTGCGTTACAAAGATGTTCGTGTAGTTTCCCCGTATGTGGGTGGTGGGTTTGGTGCAGGGCTAAGACCGCAGTACCAGTTATTCATGTCGGCGATGGCGGCATTGGAGCTCAAGCGCCACGTACGTGTTACGCTGGATCGCAGCCAGATGTTTAGTTTTGGCCATCGCCCGCAAACCATTCAGCGTACGCGTTTTGGTGCTGATGAAACCGGGAAAGTCACCGCGCTTAACCATAGCGCCTACGGCGAAACATCGCGGTTTGAAGATTACGGAGAAATTGTGGTAAGCTGGTCGCCGATGATTTACCCTGCTGAAAACACCTTGCTCGAATACAAAGTAGTACCGCTGGATGTGCACACGCCGCTGGATATGCGCGCACCGGGTGGCAGCACCAGTCTGCATGCCATTGAAGCTACGATGGATGAATTGGCTTACCAGCTAAAAATGGATCCCGTTGAACTCCGTTTAAAAAATTACAGCACCTTTAACAAGGTGGAAGGCAAACCCTTCACTAGTAAAGAATTAAAAGCCTGCTATTTAGAGGGCGCAAAAAAGTTTGGCTGGGAGAAACGCAACCCCGAACCAAGGAGCATGAAACGTGGCCACAAACTGGTTGGCTACGGCATGGCCACCGGCATTTGGGACGCCATGCAATTACCTGCACGAGCCGAAGCGATGATCACCAGCGACGGTAAGCTGCACGTTAAAAGTGCAGTGACCGATATCGGTACCGGCACGCTTACCGTAATGACCCAGATAGCAGCTGATGAACTGGGTCTTAATATGGCGGATGTACAGTTTGACTATGGCAATAGCAAAATGCCCTTTGCCCCCATCCAGGGCGGATCGTTTACCACATCAACGGTGGGTATGGCGATAGTTGCTGCAGCGAAAGCTCTGCGTAAAAAGTTGTTTAAAATAGCAAAAGATAAATTTGACACCCTTAAAGAGGCTAAGCTGGAGACTGTAACTTTTAACGGCGGCAACCTGGTTTTTGGGGAAGTTATTATTGGACTGAACGAAATCGTCGAAGCAAATAACGGCAAACCAGTAAAAACCACTAATACGGGATATCCGCATGCATTAAAGCTGCGAAAATATGCTAAAGCCGCTCATAGTGCCGCTTTTGTTGAGGTAGAAGTTGATGAAGAACTAGGTATGATCAACGTGACCAGGGCGCTTACTGCAGTGGCTGCCGGCAGAATCATTAACCCTAAAACAGCACGCAGCCAGGTATTGGGTGGTATGGTATGGAGTATCAGCAAAGCACTGCGCGAGGAGACCATACTAGACAAAAACCTCGGCAAGTATATGAACCAGAACCTGTCTGAATACCATATCCCTGTACATGCCGATATCCACGACCTCGACGTATTATTTGTGGAAGAAAACGACAGCATTATCAATGAGCTGGGTACAAAGGGAGTTGGGGAAATTGGATTGGTGGGCATGCCGCCTGCAATCGCGAATGCTATTTTTCATGCTACCGGCAAAAGGATAAATGAATTTCCAATTCACTTTGATAAGCTATTGTAGCAGTGAGCGTACAGTAAGCTTATCAACAATCGTGAAAACGGTGTTTTGATGGTAAACAAATTGCGCAGCTAATAGTTATTACAATATCAATGCGCCTAAAAGCTAGGCGCCTATACTTAAATAACATCATCATGAGAAATCCATTTGAAAAGCAAAACAACAATATCCTAATCGCTTCACTTGCCATTGGTGCTTTGGCAGCAGGCGGCCTTACTTATCTTTTTGTTAGTGACAACGGGCGCGTTTCCCGTGAGAAAATTAAAGGCTTTGTGAAAGAAGCATTTAAAAATAAAGCATCAGAATTTGCGGCTCTCAAGACCCCGTTCTCCAAAAAAGCAGTAAAAACTGCGCTGGATCATTTCATTAAATAAGTGCAGCCAGATTTCAAACAACGAGATCAGATAAAAAAAGACCCTTCGCTATTGGCAAAGGGTCTTTTTTATGCTTAACTTAACGAGATAGCTCGCTTATTCTGCTACGGCTGCTTCGTTAACCAAAGATTCGGCGCATACGGTTAACGCTACATCCGTTGCTTTCTCGTTATCCAGCGTTTGCTGTAATAAATCGGCAACATCCTGGTTTCCCATAGTAATGGCCAGGGTACGTAAAGCTCCGTAAGTTGCAATCTCATAATGTTCCACCTTTTGCGCACCCAGGATCAACCCGCAATCACGGATCATAGTGCCCTGGTCGGTGTCTGAAATAATGCCATCAGCTTCTTCCAGTAAACCAGCCATCGCGTCACATTTTTTTGCAGCAGCTTTTTCGCCAAGTAACTCAAATACTTGCTCCAATGTTGCAATATGTGTTTCAGTTTCGGCGGTGTGTTTGTCAAAAGCAGCAGCTAGCTCGGGGCTCGTAGCAGCTTTCTTCATTTTCGGTAATGCTTTTACCAGGTGCTTTTCTGCCCAGTAAATATCCTTCAGTTCGTCTACAAAAAATTCATGAAATTCTGAATCTTCAAATTTACCGCTTGCGGGTGATTTGCTTGTAGCAGCCGTTTTGGTGGCTTTAGTTTTAGTTTCGGTTTTAGCTTTAGTTGCCATGTTTTTATAGTTATAGAGTTGTTTAGTTACAACTTTGGCATCCAGATTTTGTTTTCCCGATTTTAATTATTTGATAATATTTAAATTAGTACGCAATGCACATGTATGGGCTTTGAACTTACCGAATTCATATTTAAGTAAAAAGCCCCAACTGTCGTTGAGGCTTTGGATCGTAAATCATCAAAGAAATTTATTGCCCATTATCCACTTTTGGTTTCAATACGTAATCTTTTGGCGGTTCGGCACCTAAAAGATTCTTTACAAAATAATCCCAGCGGCGGCGCATCATATAGTAAGAATATTGCCCGTAACCATGCGCACTATTCGGAAAAATTACCAGGTCGAAACTTTTGTTGGCTTTCTCCAGCGCTTCTGCCACCAGCAGGGTGTTATACGGAGGCACGTTATTATCCATCATGCCATGGGCCAGCATCAGTTTACCTTTCAGGTTCTTAGCAATATTTTGATTGGCTTGCGCGTCGTAATTTGAGTTTTCTACCAGGCCGTTATAGCGTTCGCCCCAATCGTCCTCGTAGTTCCTGTTTTCGTGGTTGCCCGATTCAGAGATACCCACTTTAAAGAAATCGGGATAACGGAACATCGCTGCTGCCGTTGCATACCCGCCTCCAGAATGGCCCCAGATGCCAACGCGGGTTGTATCAATGTAGCTGTATTTTTGCGCCAGCTGGCGAATGCCGCCCACCTGATCGCTCAGGGTATTATCACCCATATTACCATAATTCATATCATGATAGCTTTTTGACCGCAGCGGGTTGCTGGTGCCTTCTATTGCTACCACCACAAAGCCCAATTCGGCCAAAGCCTGGTTATCCCCACGTGCGGCGCCAAACGACCAGCTACCAACGCTGCCGCCCTGCGGACCCGGGTAGATATAATCAATTACAGGATATTTTTTGTTGGGATCAAGATGGGTTGGCGTAAACATTACACCGTAGATATCAGTTTTGCCGTCATGCGCTTTCAGGGTTATCGGCGTAAGTGGTTTCCAGCCCTTTGCTGTTAATTGGCTGATATCCGTTTTCTCCAATGTGGAAAGCAGCTTGCCTTCAGCGTTCCGGAGAACGGTAACAGGGGCAACATTGGGCTTAGAATAAGCATCTATAAAATACCCGTATGAAGGCGAAAACGTTACCTGGTGGTTACCTGCCTCCGGCGTTAGTACGGTAAATCCCTTACCATCCATCCCAATTTTGCAAAGCTGACTAAAATATGGGTTCTCAGCCTGGCGGCCATCCGCTATGAAATAGATAACCCTCTTTTTTTCATCCACTTTGAGCACCTGGGTCACCACCCAGTCGCCCTTGGTTATCTGGCGTTTTAACTTACCGGTGTTTGCATCGTAAAGGTAAAGATGGCCCCAGTTATCGCGTTCAGAAAACCAGATGATCTCGTTACTGGCAGGCAAATATTTCCAGTTGATACTGCGCCAGCCGCTTTCATACTGGGTGGCAACCGTTTCACCAAAAACCTCTTTCACCGCACCGGTAGCCGCATCGGCAATTCTTACTTTTTCTATCTTATGATCGCGGGAGGTAGATACAAAGGCCAGTTTACTGCCATCGGCACTCCAGTTAACATCGTCAAAAGTACCACTGCTGGCAATATCATCGCTCAGTGTAGCGCGATGCGGATCTGCCGGGATCTGCAGCCTGATCACTTTTGGCTCATCAACATTGATAATTACCCGGGCAATAGTGGCTATATCCTTATCACCGGGCAAGGGGTACTTCCACGCTTTTAAAGTTGGCTTACCCACATTGGTAGTCACCAAAAACATGTCACTTACCGTGCGCTGATCCTGCTGAAAAGTGGCAATCTTTTTTGAATCCGGCGACCAGGACAATATCGGCCCGTCGCTCATTTTCCAGCCTGCGTTATCGGTTGCATAGCCGAAATCCTTCACGCCATCGGTAGTCAGCTGAGTTTGTGCACCCGTTTTAACATCCTTTATCCATAAGTTCCAATCCTTAATAAAGGCCGCCTTGGTTTTGTCGGGAGATAAAACTTCCAGTCCACCCCCACCGCGTGCCCCCCTGCCGCCCTGGGCATCTGCCATGGCAACAGCGCCGCTGTACTCGCTTACTTTATCACTTGCCGCATCATACTGCCACTGCTTGCCTAAAGCCCGGAACAAAACTGTTTTATCATCGGCAGCAAAGCTGATAGAACGAAACGGCAGGGCTTTCGCATCCACCTTTTCATTGGAGGCTGTTGCTAAAGCAGTAGCAAGCTTTTGTGAATCAAATGCTGGTGTACGCGTTCCTTTAGCGGCGTTTACCATTACAAACTCGGCACCTGCGGGCATAACAACACGGTACCAGAAGTTGTCTCCCGGCAGCCAGTTAGGTCTCACGCTTCCGTTAAAAACAAGCGGTTCGGTATTATAGCCCAGCATACTTTCGGCGTGCTGGTAATCCTTATCTGTTAATGCCGGCAACTGCTGGGCACCTGCAGTAAACGCAAGCATAAAG
It encodes the following:
- a CDS encoding aldehyde oxidase, which codes for MTAIGQPISRLEGHEKVTGRAKYAGEYNVPGLLYGYVVNSTITKGKIIKINTEAAEAIAGVVKIFTHENRPSLAWFDLQYSDMDAPPGSPFRPLHNAEIKHNGQPIALVVAETFEQARQAASVITVDYEESAFKTNLASHLNEARDPKVGMASALKPPPPKPSGDFEKAYAGSAAKAAFEFTHGTEHHNPMELFTTTTLYEGKGKLTIYDKTQGTVNCQLYVANVFGLRYKDVRVVSPYVGGGFGAGLRPQYQLFMSAMAALELKRHVRVTLDRSQMFSFGHRPQTIQRTRFGADETGKVTALNHSAYGETSRFEDYGEIVVSWSPMIYPAENTLLEYKVVPLDVHTPLDMRAPGGSTSLHAIEATMDELAYQLKMDPVELRLKNYSTFNKVEGKPFTSKELKACYLEGAKKFGWEKRNPEPRSMKRGHKLVGYGMATGIWDAMQLPARAEAMITSDGKLHVKSAVTDIGTGTLTVMTQIAADELGLNMADVQFDYGNSKMPFAPIQGGSFTTSTVGMAIVAAAKALRKKLFKIAKDKFDTLKEAKLETVTFNGGNLVFGEVIIGLNEIVEANNGKPVKTTNTGYPHALKLRKYAKAAHSAAFVEVEVDEELGMINVTRALTAVAAGRIINPKTARSQVLGGMVWSISKALREETILDKNLGKYMNQNLSEYHIPVHADIHDLDVLFVEENDSIINELGTKGVGEIGLVGMPPAIANAIFHATGKRINEFPIHFDKLL
- a CDS encoding peptidase S9 → MNKLYLTTAGFMLAFTAGAQQLPALTDKDYQHAESMLGYNTEPLVFNGSVRPNWLPGDNFWYRVVMPAGAEFVMVNAAKGTRTPAFDSQKLATALATASNEKVDAKALPFRSISFAADDKTVLFRALGKQWQYDAASDKVSEYSGAVAMADAQGGRGARGGGGLEVLSPDKTKAAFIKDWNLWIKDVKTGAQTQLTTDGVKDFGYATDNAGWKMSDGPILSWSPDSKKIATFQQDQRTVSDMFLVTTNVGKPTLKAWKYPLPGDKDIATIARVIINVDEPKVIRLQIPADPHRATLSDDIASSGTFDDVNWSADGSKLAFVSTSRDHKIEKVRIADAATGAVKEVFGETVATQYESGWRSINWKYLPASNEIIWFSERDNWGHLYLYDANTGKLKRQITKGDWVVTQVLKVDEKKRVIYFIADGRQAENPYFSQLCKIGMDGKGFTVLTPEAGNHQVTFSPSYGYFIDAYSKPNVAPVTVLRNAEGKLLSTLEKTDISQLTAKGWKPLTPITLKAHDGKTDIYGVMFTPTHLDPNKKYPVIDYIYPGPQGGSVGSWSFGAARGDNQALAELGFVVVAIEGTSNPLRSKSYHDMNYGNMGDNTLSDQVGGIRQLAQKYSYIDTTRVGIWGHSGGGYATAAAMFRYPDFFKVGISESGNHENRNYEDDWGERYNGLVENSNYDAQANQNIAKNLKGKLMLAHGMMDNNVPPYNTLLVAEALEKANKSFDLVIFPNSAHGYGQYSYYMMRRRWDYFVKNLLGAEPPKDYVLKPKVDNGQ
- a CDS encoding FAD-binding molybdopterin dehydrogenase, with the protein product MNNFDYEVAGSVEEAVGKSTFIAGGTNLLDLLKYNLESVETLVDINSLDSAITQIETGILLGALATNADTAYHPLIEQNYPLLSKAILAGASGQIRNMATNGGNLLQRTRCYYFYDAHAPCNKRVPGSGCSAINGNNRIMAILGTSEHCIAVFPSDMCVALAALDAVVNIAGPNGNRKLNFADFHRLPGDTPHLDNNLLAGELITGIELPKKGFAKNYSYLKLRDRNSYAFALISVATGLDIENGIIKEARIALGGVAHKPWRVKAAEDYLAGKQPDEANFAAAAEIILQGAIGFEHNEFKIELAKRAIIRNGMMALDPSTQLPGAQPSA
- a CDS encoding rubrerythrin family protein, with the protein product MATKAKTETKTKATKTAATSKSPASGKFEDSEFHEFFVDELKDIYWAEKHLVKALPKMKKAATSPELAAAFDKHTAETETHIATLEQVFELLGEKAAAKKCDAMAGLLEEADGIISDTDQGTMIRDCGLILGAQKVEHYEIATYGALRTLAITMGNQDVADLLQQTLDNEKATDVALTVCAESLVNEAAVAE